A part of uncultured Treponema sp. genomic DNA contains:
- a CDS encoding 4Fe-4S binding protein, whose amino-acid sequence MAYKISSDCINCGACEGECPSEAISEVNDKRQINADNCVSCGSCASVCPVGAISEE is encoded by the coding sequence ATGGCTTACAAAATTTCATCGGACTGCATCAACTGCGGAGCATGCGAAGGCGAATGCCCTTCAGAAGCAATCAGCGAAGTAAACGACAAGCGTCAGATTAATGCTGACAACTGCGTAAGCTGCGGATCATGCGCTTCTGTATGTCCAGTTGGAGCAATCTCAGAAGAGTAA
- a CDS encoding M23 family metallopeptidase, whose translation MKKKLFFIAGTFFSLFCVWAQSFPQIPSLESRDFLFSQYQQEVQQCQKDFFKSNTSVPTFYSYKAKKGDTIFTVAARCSIWQETLSTANSIENSGELLEGKTITLPSANGLFIPESPATSIEFLLANEHKEKISQGAFEQYKINSRIFYFIPGERFSPAERAYFLNPGMSMPLEKSILTSDYGKRQSPITGRWQFHKGIDLAAPAGTTVFACKTGTVKSVERGNRIYGNYIIISHAGGMESTYAHLSEILVEEGEAVSTGQKIGKVGTTGLSTGPHLHFEIKQNGSSLNPGKYLK comes from the coding sequence ATGAAGAAAAAACTTTTTTTTATCGCAGGAACATTTTTTTCACTTTTTTGTGTATGGGCGCAAAGTTTTCCGCAAATTCCGTCCTTGGAATCGCGCGACTTTCTTTTTTCCCAGTACCAGCAGGAAGTCCAGCAATGCCAGAAAGATTTTTTCAAGTCAAACACAAGCGTTCCGACTTTCTATTCATACAAAGCAAAAAAAGGCGACACAATTTTTACCGTGGCGGCAAGGTGCAGCATCTGGCAGGAAACTTTGTCAACCGCAAATTCCATAGAAAACAGCGGCGAGCTTCTTGAAGGCAAAACAATAACTCTTCCTTCCGCGAACGGACTTTTTATCCCGGAATCTCCTGCCACTTCCATTGAATTTCTACTTGCAAACGAGCATAAAGAAAAAATTTCGCAGGGAGCTTTTGAGCAGTACAAAATAAACTCAAGAATTTTCTATTTTATTCCCGGAGAAAGATTCAGTCCAGCTGAACGGGCGTATTTTTTAAATCCCGGAATGTCCATGCCGCTAGAAAAAAGCATTTTGACTTCCGACTACGGAAAAAGACAAAGCCCCATAACAGGCAGATGGCAGTTTCACAAAGGAATTGACCTTGCAGCTCCGGCGGGAACAACTGTATTTGCCTGCAAGACTGGAACTGTAAAATCCGTGGAAAGAGGAAACAGAATCTACGGAAACTATATCATAATTTCCCACGCAGGCGGAATGGAAAGCACCTATGCACATCTTTCAGAAATCCTAGTTGAAGAAGGAGAAGCAGTTTCAACAGGGCAGAAAATCGGCAAAGTCGGAACAACAGGACTTTCAACAGGTCCGCACCTTCACTTTGAAATAAAGCAGAACGGCTCTTCATTAAATCCCGGAAAATACTTAAAATAA